In the Nicotiana tabacum cultivar K326 chromosome 16, ASM71507v2, whole genome shotgun sequence genome, one interval contains:
- the LOC107770900 gene encoding alpha-galactosidase 1-like, translating into MEIKLLGTKLLLALWLLMSAVCGGYCYRPTAGLRLPGANKWKQQKEKEDSLDTRRNLLSNGLGLTPPMGWSSWNHFGCNIDEKVIRETADALVSTGLDKLRIQYVNIDDCWAEPQRDDQGNLAPKKSTFPSGMKAVADYVHSKGLKLGIYSDAGYYTCSRKMPGSLGHEEQDAKTFAAWGIDYLKYDNCNHDGTKPTARYPVMTRALMNAGRPIFFSLCEWGDLHPALWGGKVGNSWRNTIDIQDKWESMILRADQNEVYADLARPGGWNDPDMLEVGNGGMTKDEYIVHFSLWAISKAPLIIGCDVRNLSNDTKEILANKEVIDVNQDKLGIQGKKVRMQGDLEVWAGPLSGYRVALVLLNRDSTKIEMTVLWEDICIPPNSLVEARDLWEHKTLKTRFEGNLTATVNSHACKMYVLKPTA; encoded by the exons ATGGAGATAAAATTACTAGGGACCAAGTTACTACTTGCATTATGGCTACTGATGTCCGCCGTATGTGGTGGTTACTGCTACCGGCCAACCGCCGGATTGCGGTTGCCCGGAGCTAACAAATGGAAGCAGCAAAAGGAGAAAGAGGATTCACTTGACACACGACGAAATTTGCTGTCTAATGGACTCGGCTTGACTCCTCCTATGGG ttgGAGTAGTTGGAACCATTTTGGCTGCAATATTGATGAGAAAGTCATAAGAGAAACCG CTGATGCCTTGGTTTCAACTGGTCTTGATAAACTTAGGATACAA TATGTTAATATAG atgATTGTTGGGCTGAACCTCAACGCGACGATCAG GGAAATCTTGCACCTAAAAAGTCCACATTTCCTTCTGGAATGAAAGCTGTAGCTGACTATGTTCACAGTAAAGGTCTTAAGCTAGGAATCTACTCAGATGCAGG GTATTATACTTGCAGCAGAAAAATGCCTGGTTCACTTGGTCATGAGGAACAAGATGCAAAAACTTTTGCAGCATGG GGTATTGATTATTTGAAGTATGATAACTGCAACCATGATGGAACAAAGCCAACTGCGCG ATATCCTGTAATGACAAGAGCTCTAATGAACGCTGGACGGCCAATCTTCTTTAGTCTTTGTGAATG gGGCGACTTGCATCCAGCGTTGTGGGGTGGTAAAGTAGGTAACAGCTGGAGAAACACGATCGATATTCAGGATAAATGGGAAAG CATGATTTTGCGAGCAGACCAGAATGAAGTTTATGCAGACCTTGCGCGACCTGGTGGTTGGAATG atCCTGATATGCTTGAGGTGGGAAATGGAGGGATGACAAAGGATGAATACATTGTCCACTTTAGCCTCTGGGCTATTTCAAAG GCTCCCCTTATCATCGGTTGTGATGTGAGAAACTTATCAAATGATACCAAAGAAATACTTGCCAACAAAGAGGTCATTGATGTGAACCAAG ATAAATTAGGTATCCAGGGCAAAAAGGTTAGAATGCAAGGCGATCTCGAGGTGTGGGCAGGGCCTCTATCAGGCTATAGAGTAGCTCTAGTGCTTCTCAACCGCGACTCTACTAAAATAGAAATGACAGTTCTCTGGGAAGATATTTGCATCCCTCCTAACAGTCTTGTAGAAGCAAGAGATCTTTGGGAG CACAAGACATTGAAGACAAGATTTGAAGGGAATTTGACAGCAACAGTGAACTCTCATGCATGCAAGATGTATGTATTGAAGCCTACTGCTTGA
- the LOC107820169 gene encoding UPF0481 protein At3g47200-like, with protein sequence MAHSIEITPIDHQTPLLRQATKDEIEEGKKLDDIIENKETNGQDQVNKPANKILDEIYEDLDMNSAMRSTTIFKVSVGLRGSNPDAYKPKLISIGPYHKHNPELRSMEKYKLLYLQRFLRRKEEIDVESCIRELEDEALKCYDDIENLERDIVGNFSKILLLDGCFLVELIREWCGMCPEGEGPIIAINCIINQVCRDLLLVENQLPFFVLAKLHHMTMNEEDEISFTKMVKWFFLPLLPKMAPASYFESEGNDIAVEIKHLLQVVHMSCHPSEIKSTSLTHENPSLEMEHYCNKSLCCNPLQIIRSKDKPIDKDHVTGHNVMPNATELSEAGVSFVKVGYIYDYLEEENCEDNTSLFDIKFENGLMKIPSFRVTDETETLLRNLIAYEQQSSHVHGPRYFSDFAIFMDYLIDSERDVNLLRHKGIIRNRIGEDKEVASLFNKIGKGVIVSSEDFYYKQECRKLVHHYKQPWNLMKASLRRNYFNSPWVGASTVAAVILLILTAMQTILTFTGGV encoded by the exons ATGGCACACTCTATTGAGATTACCCCAATTGATCACCAAACTCCACTGCTTCGTCAAGCAACAAAAGATGAG ATAGAAGAAGGGAAGAAACTGGATGATATAATCGAGAACAAGGAAACAAATGGTCAAGATCAAGTCAATAAGCCTGCAAATAAAATCTTAGATGAAATATATGAGGATTTGGACATGAATTCGGCTATGAGATCCACCACCATATTCAAAGTAAGTGTGGGGTTACGTGGATCAAATCCAGATGCTTATAAGCCAAAGTTGATCTCTATTGGTCCTTACCACAAACACAATCCCGAACTTCGATCCATGGAAAAGTACAAACTATTGTATCTACAACGGTTCCTCCGTAGGAAAGAGGAGATTGATGTGGAAAGTTGCATTAGAGAATTGGAGGATGAAGCATTAAAGTGTTATGACGATATAGAGAACCTTGAACGTGATATTGTTggtaatttttcaaaaatattgttaCTTGATGGTTGTTTTCTAGTTGAACTCATTCGAGAGTGGTGTGGAATGTGTCCAGAAGGAGAAGGACCGATTATAGCCATAAATTGCATAATTAATCAAGTATGTCGAGATCTGCTGTTAGTAGAAAAccaacttcctttctttgtcctcgcTAAGCTTCATCACATGACTATGAATGAGGAAGATGAAATATCATTCACAAAAATGGTGAAGTGGTTCTTTTTACCTTTATTACCAAAGATGGCCCCTGCATCCTATTTTGAGAGTGAAGGTAATGATATTGCCGTAGAAATCAAACATTTACTTCAAGTTGTACACATGTCATGTCATCCTTCTGAGATTAAAAGTACTAGCCTAACCCATGAGAATCCTAGTTTGGAAATGGAACATTATTGCAATAAGAGCTTATGTTGTAATCCTTTGCAAATAATTAGGTCAAAAGATAAGCCAATAGATAAGGACCACGTAACGGGGCATAACGTCATGCCAAATGCAACAGAGCTTTCTGAAGCTGGAGTTAGCTTCGTAAAAGTCGGATATATTTATGATTACTTGGAGGAAGAAAACTgtgaagataacacaagtttatTTGATATCAAATTTGAGAATGGGTTAATGAAAATTCCTAGTTTTAGAGTCACCGATGAAACGGAGACTCTCCTGCGAAATCTGATAGCGTATGAGCAACAGTCGTCTCATGTACATGGTCCTAGATATTTCAGTGATTTTGCAATTTTCATGGATTATCTTATTGACTCGGAGAGAGATGTGAATTTGCTTCGCCATAAAGGAATCATCAGGAATAGGATAGGGGAGGACAAAGAAGTAGCTAGCCTTTTTAACAAGATTGGGAAAGGGGTCATCGTTTCATCTGAGGACTTCTATTACAAACAAGAATGCAGAAAATTAGTTCACCATTATAAACAACCATGGAACCTAATGAAGGCAAGTTTAAGGCGCAATTACTTTAATAGTCCGTGGGTAGGAGCTTCAACTGTGGCAGCTGTCATACTTCTCATACTCACAGCTATGCAGACTATTCTAACTTTTACCGGTGGTGTTTAA